The following is a genomic window from Saprospiraceae bacterium.
ATCAGCGAATCCAAAAAAGGAGTTTCAACGTCACCACCAAAGTATTTCAAATATGATTTTGATAAACTCTCTACTATGATGATGACTATATTGGGTTTATCTGTCAAGGTATCCTGACCCGTCGATATATGTACTCCTGATTGACAATCTTCAATATCTTCCACATTATAATACTGTACATCAGTGAGTGATTCTTTGTCTAATGTCTGTAAAACAGAGAAAGGTGTATTCATAACTACCGGACTATTTACAGCTCCCGCTACTTCTGATGCTTGTATGACACCTAGAGGTCTAAGCTGAAACCCGCCACGTGCCCCCAACACAAATATGCAGCTCGCCATCAGTGGAAACATAGCCGATGCATAAGAAAGTTTGATATCTTGTGGTTGATGACTTAGTTTTTGAAATTCCTTAATACTGACCCTGACAAAAACAAATATCAACAGGCCAAATGCGAGCCAGACAGGTGAATACTCCATCAAAAATGTAGGTAATAGATCGAATAATTCGCTTCCTTTATCTCCTGTAACAAATAGAAATGCGTCTGATTGCATCCTTTTTTGAGAAAACGGAAAATAAACTATATCAACACTATTGATGAGTATAAAAAATATGTTAATTCCTAAAAATAAATACTTGATGATGGAATGAAAAGATTTCAACGCCAATACTTTTAAAGGCAGCATCAGCATTAAGACAAATAAGATATTGACAAAGAAAATAGCAGATATGTCAAATCGCAAACCATTGATCATGACTATAAAAAATGTCTTAAAATCATCTATAGCAAGATCCTGTTTGTTGTAGACTATAAAACCAAGCCTGCAAACTGTATAAATCAGCAGCAATGAAACCATAAGGCGCATCAAAATACCAGCTCTAAATTTGAATTCTTTGAGTTTTTGCATGGTTTAGGAACCAATTTTCGTTTTTAGCTTAGTGTACATACTAATGAACAAAGGTAAATTTTTTAGTCATAAAAATCTCAAAAAGCGTCAAGTTACACCATGATTTAAATGTAAATTTTATCGTAACTACTTAGGTATATGCTTTCAAATCACAAAAATCAGTTAATTTTTCGTCAGATGAAGCTACTTTTTGAGTTAATAGCAGCGCTATTGACGAAAAAAGAGCTGAAATATCACGGAAAATTAGCATTTTTTGATTGAAATTGATCGTTCCTAAATAGTTACATTTTATCTAATAAAGATGCATATTCAAGCCTGCTCGTTAAGATTGGAAGACAGGTATAGATACTATATCCTTCACCTCCAAAACTTTTACACTTATTTTTTGTACATAATGGAGTTAAAAATTTATACGTATGTCTTTGGGATTGTTATCCTCATCATTGGGCAGGTTTCGTTTGGTGGCTTTTGCAGAAGGATGTTCTTACCTGTTACTCGGCATCACGATGGTGCTCAAATATCAATACGGAATGCCGAAACCCAACTATATAGTAGGTATGGCACACGGCATACTTTTTATATTGTACGTTTTCCTGTTATTACAGGTCGGATGGCGTTACAAATGGAGTCGATGGAAGATGGCGGCAGCTTTTGTAGCCTCTCTCCTACCCTTCGGCACTTTTTATGCCGATGTCAAGTGGTTTAGAGAGTAGATTTTAAAATCACTGGAATTTCCTATGCAAAAATTATCACTTATCATCATTTATCATCTGAAATAAATGGATTTGTAATAGATCCTCACTTCACCCACACTTCATCCACAAAAAACCAGGCAGGTAACCCACGTCCATCATGCCAGTCAGGGATGGATGATACCGGCTCGATGACCAATTTTAGATGCTTATACTTTGTTTTTGGGACTGTTAAAGATGTTATTGCATGATTTGAAGCTTGCTTTTGAGTACTATCACCAAAGTTTTTTTGGTGGAGCAACTTATTATTTTCATCAAAGACTGAAATCTTGGATGGACCAAATATCCATGCGCCCTGATTGGCGAGATACGAGACGTGAATGCTGGAAATCGTGTAATTGGCGTCTGCCTCAACTTTAATTTCTATCGGTCCTTTGTCGTACCCTAAATAGTTTTTTGCATAAGACATATCTCCAAACTGACCATCAAATAATGTTTTGGAACCTTCGGCAGCATACTTAGGATTGTGCTCAGAAACAATATAATTCCTTACCTTCTTCCCACTAGATACAAAAGTTGCTGTGACCGTTTCTGATGGAGTAAAATCTTTATGAAAAACTTTGGCTTTAATTATCATAGGTTTACTCACTTTGATAGGTATTTTATACCCTTTACTTTTTTTGGTAGGTTCGGTCCCATCTTGAGTAAATCTAATTTCAGTGCCATCCATTCTGAAATCCAATATCAGTTTTCGTGGGTTATCCTTGCTAACCATGGCCATTTGAATATTAGCTTTAGGTTGACTAAGTTGTAGTGGTTGAGCAAAACTAAAATGGTAAAGCCCACAAAACAGTATCCATACCAGCCTTCTAAACATAAGGTGTAAATTTATAAGGTAAAACTTGCCCGCTATTCCATTGACATACGTAAAGACTACCTTCATCATCCACCAAAACATCATGAGGATGCTTAAAGAGATGGACTGTCTGATAACTTTCTTTACACATATTTCCTTCATAGGCCGGAGTAGAACCGCCCGGAGCAGAAATCAGTTTATTGTCTTTATCCAAAATGATGACAAAGCCTGTCTCTGCATTGCCTGTGCTGCCTGAAGTCAATACTGCAGCAAATAGATAATCACCTTTGATCACCGGTCTGCAAACATTCGCTCCGGGCAATGAGATTGTTTCTAAATACTTGCCATCCATACTGAATCTTTTGAAACAACAACGGTTTCTGTCTGTAATGATCAATGTAGGTGCAGTATTTCTGGTGTCGATACAGATGCCATGAGCATTGTCGAGATGTTTTGGCTCAGAACCTCGACCACCAAAGATATTTTTTATTTTTCCATCTGCTCCATAATGCATAATATATTGCGCTCCATATCCATCAGCTACATATATTTCACCATTTGATGTAACAGCTGTTTCTGTAGGGATGAATTCGGTTTCATTTTGATATTTTTCGGATTCACGCGGATAATTCCATGACTGAATGATCTTCCCTTCCAGTGTCGTTTTGAAAAATTGATGTCTATCCGTATCCGTTACCAATAGAAATTCATCTCCTTTGACACCACCTATCGTTAGACCATGCCCACCGGGAAATTCATTGCCATAAGAAGACAAGATTTTCCCGCTTTTGGACATTCTGATAAAGTTGTTTGGGGTATCGTTGGTAAGGAGGATGATTTCTCTATTTGCTGTAAATACCATTTCATGGCAATCTTTTACTTTGGGTAGATTTACATTGCCAGACAGCCAGTTTTTGTCCCATGAATATTTTTTATTGTTGTGTCCAAAGACGGGTTTGGATGCCTCCAATGGCATTGATATCAATGGCAAAGTGGCTAGCATGGTGGTGGATTGGGTTAGGAAGGTTCGTCGGTGCATGAGGGTGAGTATCTATTAAGTTAATTTGTTTTTTAAGTGATTTTTCATAACTTGTAATGACCTAAAAATGAATGAATTTTAATATGATCAATTTCAACTTCATAAATAAGTCTGTTCTCTTTATCAATTCTTCTTGACCATTTACCCTTCCAATTATATTTCAATGGTTCAGGTTTTCCAGTCCTTTGAATGGAGAGATTAATATAGATTTTATCAACATATCAATTCGATTAAGAATCTTTTTATTACGATTTTTTTTAATGTAAATAAGATCTTCAACAGCTTCTGAGCCTAACCTTATTTCCATAAGTCTTCGGTTGTAATTACCGTATATTCTTCTTTTGCAAAAGACGCATCACTTCTTTTTAATTTTTCTTCAAATGCTTCATTATAAATTCTATCTGAAGTAGTTTCAAATGGGATTTCCATTTTCTTTAACATTTCTTTGACCGCTTTCAACTTCTTTTTATCAGGTCGAACTATTAACGTATCCATATTTGATATTTTAATTTTATACAAATGTAAGTCAAATTGTTTATTGTTAAAAATATTTTATCATAATCGGGCATTTTCACTCCAGTTGGATTAATATGTGAAGTGTCTTATGTATTTGATCAAAAATATCAATAACTTATTACATAATGGATTCGTATTTATTAGAACTTTTACAAGCATTCAATAATTAAATAGTGAAATCAAATGGTAAACCAATGAAAAGTATAAACCCGCAATTTTTGGTCGATGATTTAGGTAATAGAACTTCTGTTTTACTTTCTTTATCAGATTATGAAGCCCTTTTGGAAGAAATTGAAGACGCTGAGGATACTAAATTATTTGAAGAATCTATGCAAGAACCCAATGAAGATAGTATAAGCTTGGACGAATATATGATAAAAAGAGGTTTGATGAATGAGTAATTATCAAATCAGGCTATCGAAAAAAGCGGAAAAATCTTTAGATAGCTTACCTAATCAAGTTGTCTTGTGAATCTATGATGCTCTAAAAAATCTCTCTACAAACCCTAAGCCATTTAGGTATAAAAAATTGAAAAAGCATGAGGGGTATAGGATTAAAATAGGTGATTACAGATCAATATACACAATTAAGGAAAATGAATTAATTATATTAGTGCTAACTATTGGCTGGCCATAGAAAAGAAATTTATGAATAATTTTAAAACTCCAAAAAAATAATTGCACTTTTTTGCCGAAAAGCAATTTAATCTTATATCCCAAATTAATAAATTGATATCAAAATAGCTCACCTATTCATAAAAAAAGATCTCATCTATAAACAACCAACCTCTTTCTCCTTTGCCTGGATGCCAATCGGGTATGCGTGGGAGATTTTGAGCTTCTATCTTGTAGTATTTGTATGACTGACCTTTCAGTGGAATATGAATAACCTCAGACTTGACCTGATCTTTCCTGTTTTTATTGAGCGGAGCTATTTTTTGATTGGATAAAACTTGAAAGTCCTTCTTATCATTACTTCCGAAAACACTTACAGCAACAGGTGGAAATACATACTGTGGCACCTGGAGTCCATAACAAAAAGATATTTTAGTTAATGCTATTGGATTTTCATATTCAAAAATAGCTGAAAAAGGATTTTCTCTGAATGCTATCCAGTTGGGATCAGGGAGATTGCTGATAGGTGCTCTCTTTCCGTTGATAAATGTAAGAGGACCTTCGCCTTTGTACTGAGCATTTGCTTGGTTGAGTAAGATACAATGATCCGGTGTAGCACCACTTTCAAAGAGTGAAAACGTCACCACATCACTTGCAAACCAACCATCCTTGACTGCCACAGCTTTGACATCTGTAGATGACCGGATGGTAAATGGTTTAGTATATACCGTTCCATTCAATGAATCGGGTTCTGTGCCATCAAGTGTATATTTGATCTGAGTTCCTTTGATATAGTGTTTTAATTGAATTTCTTCGCTTGATTTCACTAAGTAACTTTCATTGATCATCAAAGGAGGTGAGAGTTTGATTTTCAAATCTTCACTTGTTAATTTATTGAAAGTGATAGTGGGATATTTTTTTTGCCATTCACTTACAGTGTGATCGGCAATTTTGGTGTCAGAAATAAAGATTTGTTTCAATGTCTTCATTTTTCCGAATAGAGGCTCTATTGCTTTGGTGACACCCGTATTGGCCAATGAAAGACCTTCCAAATGACCCAAAGAAGCCAGCTTAAGCACGCCCTGATCAGTGATTTTTGTACCATTGAGAATCAATTTTTCCAAAGCTGAAAATTGCGAAACATTTTCAAGGTCGGCATCAGTCACAGGCATGTCAGCCAGGTGAAGATGGATGAGTTGTTGTTTTGCCTTAAGCAGTGTTTTCAGATGCTCTGGCGAGTATGCTGATGCCAAAAATAATGATGCCTTTACCGCAGGACTTCCTGCATTCAATGGCCTCACTGACATGTAGTGCGTATTTAAAGAAGCCACTGTTTTGCTGTCCAAATCAGAAAAAGTGTAAAGCTTATCTTTTTTAGCTTTTACTTTTGCTTCGTACAATTTTCTGAGAGGTTCGTCTGCGGCATAAGCACTTGCGGTTTTTGAGTAAGACGCTCCGGCATTGATCCATGCTATCAATATCTCTTTTTCCTGAGTTGTAAGTTGTGGTTTGCCATCAGGTGGCATATGTTTTTCATCTTCTATGGGCAACAAAAAACTCTGAACCATAAAACTGCTGTCAGCGTTGCCCGGTATCAGTATACGACCTGATTCTCCACCTTTCATCATGGATACTGAGTCAGTCATAATGAGTTCACCTTTGGTTTTTTCTTCATTATGGCACGTATAGCATTTCTTTTCCAAAATAGGCTCTACCAATACATTAAATACAGTTGTGGTACTGTCGATGGCCATCTCATTACTGTCGCTTTTGGGAAATAAAAACGATTTGCCATGAGTGATTTCGGCACCTTTGTGTCCGGCTATAATAAGTAGGATGGTATTGATAGCAAGTAAAACTTTGCCTAATGCAGAGAACTTGCTCCCAATAGTGTACAAGAGATAAACACCCATTGCAAATCCAAACCCTGTATTGCGATGAAAAGCCAGCTCAGAAATATCATATGCTTCCGGCTCATGTGAAAGTAATGATCCTGAAATAGCAGTAATAAAAGCAAAAAAACCAGTGACTAATAGTATAAAATCCAATACCCGATCAAAATCCGGCGCAGAAAAACTATTCTTAAACAAATATAAAAGTAAATATATCACAAACATGCCTATAGGCAAATGCAACATCAACGGATGCATCCTTCCTGCGACCTTCAATATTTCCGGCACTCCGACAAATGTATCAAAGCCCCAAATAATTGTGGCAAGAATCGCCAGAGCAAAATTAGCGGTAGTGAGAATGTTTTTAATCTGCTGCATCACACTAAAATATCTTTTACAACATGACCTGCCACATCCGTTAGTTTGTATCTCCGCCCAAGATGTTTATATATCAGTTTTTCATGATCGAGTCCCAAAAGATTCAATACAGTAGCATGAAAATCATTGATGTGCATCGGATTCTCAATGATATTGTAGCCGAATTCGTCTGTTTCGCCATATACCATTCCCGGTTTTACGCCTCCACCAGCCATCCATATACTGTAAGCCCGAGGATGATGATCCCTGCCATAGGTATCTGATGAAAGTGGTCCCTGACAGTAATTGGTTCGCCCAAATTCTCCGCCCCAGATGACCAGGGTTTCGTCGAGTAATCCTCTTTGTTTCAAATCCTGAACCAAAGCAGCCGATGCACGATCTACATCCATAGCCTGTCCGGGCATCTCACCTACTAAATTGGAGTGTTGGTCCCATCCCTGATGATAGATCTGAACAAATCTTACGCCTGATTCTGAGAGTTTTCTGGCCAGCAGACAATTACTCGCATATGAACCAGGCACCAGGCAATCGGGTCCATATAGCTTAACCACCGAATCGGGTTCCTTGGTGATGTCCGTGATTTCGGGTACGGCGGTCTGCATCCGATAAGCCAACTCATATTGTTCGATTTTGGTTTTGATTTCCGGATCGCCTGTATCTTCAAAATTCATAGCATTGAGCTCATTGAGATTATCAAGCATCTTCCTTCTGTCGTCACGGGATACACCATCCTGGTCATTTAGATACAAAACCCTTTCTTCACTATTGCTGAACTGGACTCCTTGATGTTTGCTATCCAGAAAACCATTTGTCCACAATTTGGAATATACACCTTGTCCATTTCCTTTGCCTTTGGACAACAAGACACAAAAGGCCGGAAGATTCTGATTTTCTGACCCCAAGCCATAACTCAGCCATGCGCCCATACTCGGACGATTGCCCTGCTGTGCTCCGGTCTGCATGAAAGTCAATGCTGGATCATGATTGATAGCTTCGGTATGCATAGACTTGATGACACAAATATCATCTGCAATTTTGGCTATATTGGGGAAAAGATCACTGATCCATGTGCCCGCATTGCCATATTGTTTGAATGGGAAATAAGAACCTACCAATGGGAACTTATCCTGATTGGCAGTCATGCCTGTGAGGCGCTGACCGTTTCTGATGGAATCCGGCAGATCCTGACCAAACATTTTATTGAGTGTAGGTTTATAATCGAATGACTCCAATTGTGAAGGTGCACCATTCTGAAAAAGGTAGATCACTCTTTTAGCCCTGGGTGCAAAGTGCGGCAAGCCATTGATGATACTATCAGCAGCATTTGCAGGGTCATTAAATAGGTCTTTGATCATCAAAGAACCTAAAGCTACACTACCCAATCCAACACTCATCTTACTCAGAAAGTGTCTTCGGTTGATATTCAGTCTGTGTTCAAAAAATGGATTACTCATCTGGTGGATGTTTCTTCGAGGTTGAATAATAACTGTACAGTTTGCATTATAGCTGCTGTGGCTTTGATGTCCACGTCTTTTTCTATGGGATAATTGCCAAACAGCAAGATTTCGTTGGCTTTTTTATCGTCCATAGAAGTCAATGTGGTCTGGTGAAATTCTTTAATTTTTTTGATTTCGTTGGGTTTTGGTGTCCTGCAGACGATTTTTCTGAATAATTGCTCAAACTTGGCATCAGGTGCTTCTTTGATCTTTTGTGTATTTATGGCCAAATGCCTGGCCGCTTCCAATACCTGATAATCATTCATCAATACCAATGATTGCAGTGGTGTATTGGTAGATGTTCGTTTGACTTCGCATTGATCTCGATTGGAAGCATCAAATATGAGCATCGACGGTGGTGGTACTGTACGTTTTATAAAATGGTAAAGGCCTCGTCGATATCTTTTGTCACCCTGATCTTCCACATATGCAGCCAATTGGCCTCTACCTGATGTAGCACTTTCCCATAGTCCTTTGGGCTGATATGGTTTTACACTCGGGCCACCAATCACAGGATTTAAAAGGTCACTGGAAGCCAGAATATGATCTTTGAGCAATTCTGCTGACAATTTTAACCTTGGCCCACGTGCCAAAAATACATTTTCAGGATCTTTATTGATATGCTCCTTAGCGACATTAGAAGATTGTTTATAAGTAGAAGACATAGCTATCTGTTTGATCAATCTCTTGATATCCCATCCATGAGACATAAAATCATAAGCCAGCCAATCCAAGAGCTCAGGATGCGATGGCAAATCTCCCTGCAAACCAAAATCCCCTGACGTCTTTACGATGCCTTTTCCAAAGAATTCCTGCCAGATAAAGTTGACAAATACCCGTGATGTCAGAGGATTTTGTGGGTCAAACATCCATTTGGCAAGTCCCAATCTACTGGGTTCAAATTTTTTGGGATCATACTTCAAGATCGCCTGAGGAGTGCCATGAGAAACAACTTCCGATGGCCTGTCATACATACCTCTGTCCAATAGTTTTGTCTGCCTGATACTCATACTATCTTTCATGATCATGACATTGACCATGCCGGTATCCAGCTTGCTGATAAAATTCAGGATACCTTCACGATCTTCTTTGGTTATCGTCATGTATGGTGGATCGGCGAGTGATGCCAATGAAATATCACCAACCAAACCTTTTTCGTCTATCTGATTGAAAAAAGCAAAAGTGGAAAAATAATCCTTTTGTGAAATGGGATCATATTTGTGATCGTGACACTTGGCACACTCAAAAGTCATGGCCAATAATCCTTTACCAAAAGTATTGGTGCGGTCAGTGACATACTCTATACGGTACTCTTCGTCAATGACACCTCCTTCTTGTGTGATCTTATGATTTCTATTGAATCCTGTAGCAAGGATGGTTTCTTTATTTTTATCAGGCAAAAGATCTCCTGCCAGCTGCCAGCTAACAAATTTTTTTTAATCATAATTACTATTGAAAGCATGTATCACCCAATCTCTCCATGGCCACATCGTTCGCAGACCATCATCCTGATAGCCATGACTATCTGCATATCTGGCCACATCCATCCAAAATATGGCCATCTTCTCACCATATTGTGGACTTGCCAATGCCTTATCAAGTAACTTTTCGTAAGATTCTGAGTCAGGCTTTTTTGCAAATTCATCCTGTTGAGACAGAGTTGGTGGCAAACCTGTGATATCATGCATCATACGTTTTAGCAGGGTCGCATCATATTGTACATCGGATGGCTCCATTCCAATATCATCCAATTTTTGAAGGATGAAGTGGTCTATTTCGTTGCTTACCCATCCATCTTTAGTATTCGGTACAGGTATTTCTTTTAATGGAATAAATGCCCAATGTTTTTGATAAACAGCGCCTTTTTTGATCCATTTTTCTATCAATGTGATTTCTTCCTTAGTAAGTGAAAGATTTGACTCGGGCGGCGGCATCATATAGTCAGGATCTTGTGAAGTGATGCGCAGATACACATCTGATTTCTCGGGGTGACCCGCCACAATTCCAAACTTGTCTTTATGATCCTTCAGCGCAGCATAAGCTCCTTCCTCAGTATCCAATCTATAACCTGATTTGCGCTTATTGGCATCAGGGCCATGACATTTGAAGCATTTGTCAGAGAGAATGGGGCGGATATGGGTATTAAATGAAATATCACTACCTGAAACCCTATCATCAGCACAGCTGATCATAAAAGTGCAGATTGCAAATGCCATAAATAACCCAAATAAGATTATGAATAATTTTTTATCCTTAAAATTTGTGTTGTGCGTCATTTAATACTGGCTTTATTGTGGCAATAAAAATAATGTGCGTAAATATATTTATTCTTTGAATTTAAAAGGCAAAAGAATTAATAAAATATTTAAAAATTATTTTTTTTACTTAATCTGAGGAAAATACTTTAATATAACTTAAAAGAACTTTAAGTCCGAATTTCTGTTTTTCAGTCAGAGTAAATTATTAAGTACATGCAATCCAATTCTCTTGAAGGCAAACTGGTAAGCCAATCCAAAACCGTAATGACCGAAATGATCATGCCCAATGACACCAATCCGATGGGAAATCTGATGGGCGGGTATCTTATGAGATGGATGGACATAGCGTGTGCAGTATGTGCTGCAAGGCATTGTGGTTCACAAGTAGCAACAGCATCCGTTGACCATATATCTTTTCATGAGCCGATAAAATTGGGAGATGTCATAACACTTACCGCCACAGTCACTAGGGCTTTTAACACATCAGTGGAGATCTATGTGGAAGTTTCGGCAGCAGAAATAACCGGAGCAAACCCAAGGCAATCCAATCATGCCTATTTTACTTTTGTAGCTATAGACACATCTACTGGTAAGCCTATGGAGGTGCCACCGGTAATACCGCTCACCAATGATGAAAAAAAACAATTTGAGGTAGCAAGCAGAAGAAGAGAATTACGGCTGATACTTGCAGGAAAAATTAAGCCGGAAGAAGCAAAAGAATTGAGATCATTTTTTAATGAAATCGATAAAGTCAAAATTCCTGTGTAATAGAGCACTGTTGCTATGGAGTCACAAATAAATCCTGGCTCTCCATGTCAGAAAAGTCCGGGTAAACAGTCCTGAATAAAGTGATCACAGCATTTTTACCCTCAGTTCCAAAGCTTTTAGTAAACTCATTTACATAAAGATTGATGTGTGCGTACATCACCTTATCGTCCATTTCCTGTGCATGTTCGCGTATATACTCCAAACCTGATTGTGGATGACTGAAAGCATATCGAACACTTTGAGCCATAATGGAATCTATTTTGGACTTGATGTGATCAGGTAAAGATCTTTTGACAGCGATGCCACCAAGCGGAATCGGAGACCCTGTTTTACTCTCCCAGTGTTCACCCAAGTCCAATATTTTTACTAATCCTTTACTCTCAAATGTAAACCTGTTTTCATGGATGATCACTCCTGCATCAGCCCTTCCTTCTAAAACAGCATTTTCGATATCTGAAAAAATTGTCTCCATAAAAAATTCAGCTTTAGGAAATGCATATTTCAGAAGAAGAAATGCTGTGGTATAGTAACCCGGAATGGCAATTCTTAATTTTCTAACCTCTGAATCCATTTTTTCAGGGAGCGTAATGAGCAATGGTCCACAATTTCGGCCGAGTGCACTACCACTATTCAACATTTGATATTGATCATACAGACGAGTGAAAGCATTAAAACTGAGCTTTGTAACATCAGGCAAGCCACTAAATGCAGCTTTATTCAATTGTTCCACATCATTTAAAGTTGTTTCAAACTCCAGGTCGCCTGTATCAATCCTTCTATTGACAATAGGTTCGAATATAAATGTATCATTGGGACAAGGGGAGAATGACAGAGTTAGCTTCATGATTGACTTGATTTAACATTTAGTGATCTTGTAGTATCATATGTGAGAAATTGAACGAATATATAGTCAAAAGAAATTAGATTGCGAAAAATTGTAACTGTTTAGGTGCTTAGTCAAATGAATAGTTTTTGTCACGATTTTTGC
Proteins encoded in this region:
- a CDS encoding DUF3817 domain-containing protein; the protein is MSLGLLSSSLGRFRLVAFAEGCSYLLLGITMVLKYQYGMPKPNYIVGMAHGILFILYVFLLLQVGWRYKWSRWKMAAAFVASLLPFGTFYADVKWFRE
- a CDS encoding chitobiase/beta-hexosaminidase C-terminal domain-containing protein codes for the protein MFRRLVWILFCGLYHFSFAQPLQLSQPKANIQMAMVSKDNPRKLILDFRMDGTEIRFTQDGTEPTKKSKGYKIPIKVSKPMIIKAKVFHKDFTPSETVTATFVSSGKKVRNYIVSEHNPKYAAEGSKTLFDGQFGDMSYAKNYLGYDKGPIEIKVEADANYTISSIHVSYLANQGAWIFGPSKISVFDENNKLLHQKNFGDSTQKQASNHAITSLTVPKTKYKHLKLVIEPVSSIPDWHDGRGLPAWFFVDEVWVK
- a CDS encoding 6-bladed beta-propeller; the protein is MHRRTFLTQSTTMLATLPLISMPLEASKPVFGHNNKKYSWDKNWLSGNVNLPKVKDCHEMVFTANREIILLTNDTPNNFIRMSKSGKILSSYGNEFPGGHGLTIGGVKGDEFLLVTDTDRHQFFKTTLEGKIIQSWNYPRESEKYQNETEFIPTETAVTSNGEIYVADGYGAQYIMHYGADGKIKNIFGGRGSEPKHLDNAHGICIDTRNTAPTLIITDRNRCCFKRFSMDGKYLETISLPGANVCRPVIKGDYLFAAVLTSGSTGNAETGFVIILDKDNKLISAPGGSTPAYEGNMCKESYQTVHLFKHPHDVLVDDEGSLYVCQWNSGQVLPYKFTPYV
- a CDS encoding type II toxin-antitoxin system RelE/ParE family toxin translates to MYDALKNLSTNPKPFRYKKLKKHEGYRIKIGDYRSIYTIKENELIILVLTIGWP
- a CDS encoding chitobiase/beta-hexosaminidase C-terminal domain-containing protein; protein product: MMQQIKNILTTANFALAILATIIWGFDTFVGVPEILKVAGRMHPLMLHLPIGMFVIYLLLYLFKNSFSAPDFDRVLDFILLVTGFFAFITAISGSLLSHEPEAYDISELAFHRNTGFGFAMGVYLLYTIGSKFSALGKVLLAINTILLIIAGHKGAEITHGKSFLFPKSDSNEMAIDSTTTVFNVLVEPILEKKCYTCHNEEKTKGELIMTDSVSMMKGGESGRILIPGNADSSFMVQSFLLPIEDEKHMPPDGKPQLTTQEKEILIAWINAGASYSKTASAYAADEPLRKLYEAKVKAKKDKLYTFSDLDSKTVASLNTHYMSVRPLNAGSPAVKASLFLASAYSPEHLKTLLKAKQQLIHLHLADMPVTDADLENVSQFSALEKLILNGTKITDQGVLKLASLGHLEGLSLANTGVTKAIEPLFGKMKTLKQIFISDTKIADHTVSEWQKKYPTITFNKLTSEDLKIKLSPPLMINESYLVKSSEEIQLKHYIKGTQIKYTLDGTEPDSLNGTVYTKPFTIRSSTDVKAVAVKDGWFASDVVTFSLFESGATPDHCILLNQANAQYKGEGPLTFINGKRAPISNLPDPNWIAFRENPFSAIFEYENPIALTKISFCYGLQVPQYVFPPVAVSVFGSNDKKDFQVLSNQKIAPLNKNRKDQVKSEVIHIPLKGQSYKYYKIEAQNLPRIPDWHPGKGERGWLFIDEIFFYE
- a CDS encoding DUF1501 domain-containing protein yields the protein MSNPFFEHRLNINRRHFLSKMSVGLGSVALGSLMIKDLFNDPANAADSIINGLPHFAPRAKRVIYLFQNGAPSQLESFDYKPTLNKMFGQDLPDSIRNGQRLTGMTANQDKFPLVGSYFPFKQYGNAGTWISDLFPNIAKIADDICVIKSMHTEAINHDPALTFMQTGAQQGNRPSMGAWLSYGLGSENQNLPAFCVLLSKGKGNGQGVYSKLWTNGFLDSKHQGVQFSNSEERVLYLNDQDGVSRDDRRKMLDNLNELNAMNFEDTGDPEIKTKIEQYELAYRMQTAVPEITDITKEPDSVVKLYGPDCLVPGSYASNCLLARKLSESGVRFVQIYHQGWDQHSNLVGEMPGQAMDVDRASAALVQDLKQRGLLDETLVIWGGEFGRTNYCQGPLSSDTYGRDHHPRAYSIWMAGGGVKPGMVYGETDEFGYNIIENPMHINDFHATVLNLLGLDHEKLIYKHLGRRYKLTDVAGHVVKDILV
- a CDS encoding acyl-CoA thioesterase codes for the protein MQSNSLEGKLVSQSKTVMTEMIMPNDTNPMGNLMGGYLMRWMDIACAVCAARHCGSQVATASVDHISFHEPIKLGDVITLTATVTRAFNTSVEIYVEVSAAEITGANPRQSNHAYFTFVAIDTSTGKPMEVPPVIPLTNDEKKQFEVASRRRELRLILAGKIKPEEAKELRSFFNEIDKVKIPV
- a CDS encoding 1,4-dihydroxy-6-naphthoate synthase, giving the protein MKLTLSFSPCPNDTFIFEPIVNRRIDTGDLEFETTLNDVEQLNKAAFSGLPDVTKLSFNAFTRLYDQYQMLNSGSALGRNCGPLLITLPEKMDSEVRKLRIAIPGYYTTAFLLLKYAFPKAEFFMETIFSDIENAVLEGRADAGVIIHENRFTFESKGLVKILDLGEHWESKTGSPIPLGGIAVKRSLPDHIKSKIDSIMAQSVRYAFSHPQSGLEYIREHAQEMDDKVMYAHINLYVNEFTKSFGTEGKNAVITLFRTVYPDFSDMESQDLFVTP